ACGTAATTCTCTATTTGATCAGCTAAGTCTGTTATATAAGCTAAAAATAAGGTTCTTCTCTCAAATACTATATTTCGTTTAACCTGAGCTATTCTATCTCCAATTAACTTAGATCTTTGAATCCCAAAGGTTATTACCCCATATCCTTGCTTCTCTAAGTACTTTTTAGTGGCCTCTAAATGAGATGTTTTACCAGAACCTTCAATTCCTTCAAAAGCTATTATCAATATATTCACCTAAAACTTTCCTTATTTCAGTCTGTATATCCTTTAACGGCTTATTCCCATCTATTGTTATAAAGTTGTTTTCCTCTTTAGCTATTTTATCATAAATTTCCACTATCATGCTTTGATATTTAATAAATCCCTCTTCTGGTTCCAAATTCTCATTGCTAAATATATCTGCTCCAGCCTCTTGAGGTTTTATTTTTCTCTTCGACTTCTTAATTCTTTCTAATGCTACTTCTGGTGTAACTCTAATGTAGAACGTGAAGTTTGGTTTTATCGCAAAGGAGTAAAGTTTCCTTACCCAGTCAATATCAACTCCTCTTATAACATCTCTAGCATATGCAGTATAAATATACCTATCGCATATTACAACAAATCCACTCTTGAGCATTGGCAAAATATATCTCTCATATCTGTCAGAAAAGTCAGTTGCATGAATTAGGCTAAACGTTATCGGAGTTAAAAGGTTCTTCTTTTTAGCCTCTTTTATTATATCGTGAATCCAGTCTGAGGAATTCCATTCTGTAAGATAAACATCTCTTTTCATCTCAATCCAGTCCTTAAGTACTACAGCTTGACTAGACTTGCCAGAGCCATCTATTCCTTCAAATGCTATTAACAAACCTTTCATATTCTCACACCAGCCACGTATTTGTCAATATCATTTCTAATTATATCACCAAAACTTAATATTTCTTTTTTAGTTATGTCTTCATTTAACTTTTTCATCTGTTTTTTCTTAACTTTTCCGCTTCCCGCCTCACAAATCAGACCTATTAATAATGCCTCATTTAACGTAAAACCGGGTAAAACGGACTCTTTAATAAACCTATAACAAGCTTGAAATGGATCAAAATAACCAGTCATCTTAAAAACTAATGATAAGAAGGCTGATGATGCGACATAAAATGAGTATTTACTATCAACTTGAGTAAGGATCTCATTGATAATCTCTATTGGTGGAGTAGTTATAGCATGAGAAAATGAAACTGCTTCTAACCAATTAATCTTATCTAACCTTTTTCCCTCTGTAAGTACTCCCTCTCTCATTCCAAAAGCTGATACTATCAATTCTCTCGAATTTAGGTAATTAACTAACTCATCTATAATAACTGAGGCTGAATGAATTGTTAAAGCTCTTTCCTTACCTATCCCTGGAAGAGACTGTCTACTTTCAGCATCCAATGATGGTAAAAGTGAAGCATACTTACTGATCTGTTTTGAAGATATAGAATAACCATGAATTGATTTAAGAGGAAAAGAAGTAAGTTTCCTATCAAGTTTTGCTAAAGCCCTAACGTTTCCTCCAGAACCTACCAGAGTTTTACCCTTTCTGATATCTAACGTTGATAGTTCATCTAAAACTTTTTTCCTTATCTCCCTAGGTGAGTAATTAATGAGCTTCAGAGCACCAATTGGCAATTGGGACACTCTTGATATATTCCCTGATGTTACTTCAGCTATTTCTAACGACCCTCCTCCCAACTCGAAGAAGATTCCATCAGAAATTGGAAGTGTATTCATCATTCCTATTGTAGCATATCTCCCTTCTTCCTCTCCAGAAACTATCCTTATTTCCTCATTGATTATCTTACTTAGTCTTTCTTTAACATCATTACCATTTATCGCATATCTAAACGCGCTAGTTGCTACAATCTTGACTTCCGCAACATTCAAATTATCTAAAATTTTCTTAAAAATGGAAAACGATTTCTCAGCTTTATCTATCTTTTCATCTGATATCTTATCCCCTTCTTTGATCCCTTCCCCTATCCTTACAAATGATTTAAAAGAACCAAGCATCCTAAACGTTCCATTAGAAAAAACTTGATAAATTACTAATCTGAAGGAATTATAGCCACAATCTATCACTGCAGAAATCATTTAAATCAGCTTTAAAATTTTCTGGGTAAGGAGAATTTTCAAAACTCCTTTCCCTTCTTTCAGATCATAATCGACTATGGCAATACCACCCTTCTTTATTTCAACATTAGCACCACTTATCGCTTTCACGAGGTTAGAAAGATATGGCTCATGACCTACAATAAGTATAGTAGAGTTATCTGCGAAATCCTTTACCTTCTCCAAAAACAAAGAGGGATCCTTATCTGGCGTAAGATCATCAAATGTCTCTACTTTCTTTTCATTATCACTATCAAAGAGTTCATCCAAAATTACCTCCGCTGATTGGTAAGTCCTCAGATAAGGACTGGATATTATTCTATCAACAGAATAGCCCATTTCGTCTAAAAAACTTGCTACTCTTCTCATCTGTTTTATTCCCTTCTTTACTAACTTCCTATCCTTATCCTCCTTACCTTCAACTTGTGGTTCAGCATCACCATGCCTCACTACTATTAAAGTAATCATATTCTACATATGTGTTTCAATGTATTTAAGCACTTTCGTATTGCGGCTAAATTAGAGAGAACAACTATATACTTTCTTCCTCAAAAATTATGGAAAGGTCTTTCATCTTGCATGACTAGATTTTACATGAATTTTTCTAAAAATAGCAGTTTACGGAAAATCCCATTAATGACCTTTCTCGTTAAAAAATGAAGCATTAATAATTTCCGTTTACTGCTAATGCAACATCTGGGGCTTTTTCCAAAAATTTATACGTCGTTTTAACAACCCTAGACACAAAATCAATTGTCAGATAGGATTTTAAATGCATAAGTTAAAATATTTTTTATAGAAATGATGTTGGGTAATAAAATCACGTATAAGAGGATAAGGATTAGGAATTTCAAAAGTCATCGAGGTACAGAAATAGATTTAAGAAAGCTTAACGTCTTAATAGGGCCTAATGGTAGGGTAAGTCAAATTTTGTGGAAGCTTTTCTCCTCCTTAGAGAAATCGTTAGACCCTCCGGTTATCCTCCATTACCTTTCTTGAATTGGTCTGGATATGACAAAGTGGTATTTATGAATGACACCTCTTTGGACATTTATTATGAGATTGAAGGTACCTACGACGGAAAGGACTTTTATTACTCATTAACAATAAACGGTTATAATGGCCTCTTAATAAAGAGTGAATATTTGAATTTAGGAAATTTAAAAATAGAAAGAAATCTAAACAAACTAACCATCGAAAAAAATTCCTTCGATATACCACAAAACTTAAGTATGTTCTCATTGGTTCAAAGCTATGGTCCAATTACATTTTCCAATCTCCCATTAACGCAGCCAGATGTATCTTTAATGGGTTTCCTTTCAAAATTTATAAATGATATAATAGTTTTAAGAATAATTCCTGAAAATGCGATTTCTCCAGTTCCTTTTAATATGCCCATGATGCTAAGAATCGATGGTTATGGTTTACCTAAAATCTTACAGAACCTTCCAATGCATGAAGCTGTGAGCATGTTTCTAGAAAGATTCAATCTCACTTTAACCCCAATAATAACTGACGATGGTAAAATTAAATTGAATGTTAAAGAGAAAGTTGATGGAAATGAAATCTTCTATCCCGCTAATTCCCTTCCATCAGGATTAGTGAAAATGCTAACAATAATGGTCACAGTTTATATGTTAAAACATTCTCCGATAGTGATTGATGAGGTCGAGAATTCTCTTCATGTTGAATTATTAGGTAGGTTAATTGATTTAATCAGAGAATCGGAGCCTCAGTTCATAATTACAACCCACTCACCCGCAATTGTAGACTTAATTAATCCTGAAGACGTAATTTTACTAGAAAGAGATAAGGGTGAGACAAAAGCAAGTAGACTTCAAAACGTTAAAGAATTAAAGAAAAAGTTAGAGGAACTTGGGTTAACTTTAAGTGAATGGATCTTCTAGTGAATACCTTCTAGGAGAGGAATTTCGTTTTATTTATCTATCTTTTATTATTACACTATTTATTTTAGTGGGGGATTATGAGAATTTGAGTGTCAATTATATTACTCATTACCAACGCTTTAGCTGTAATCCAACTAACCTCTGTTGCTTTATAAACCCTTTCCAAAAATTGACATTAATTTTTTCCTAAATCGTCTTAGGGAAAATAATCTTATAGACCTTAATAATTTACGAATAATCCATAAAGCAAACCTTAGCAGGTCGAAATTTAGATTGCACAGACATAACACAACAGAATGATAAAGCTTTTAACCTGGATTTTTAAAAAATAAAAAGGCAAATATCGAAATTAATTATAAAAATCAAATTATGGCTTTAAAAATAATTTTGACTTAAGATAATTCTTCTGCCTTTATGTTTGTAACTGGTCTCCATCCTAAACCATAAGCTATTGCAGTGCCAACTAAGCTTATGGCGATGTTTATCAATGTTGAAATTACACCTATATACATGGGCCCTAATGGTGTTAGATAAGATGACGTTTTCAAGGGCCCGAAGTGATTTGCTAATAACGTTAAATAAATTCCGCTAAACATTCCACCTATCCAACCTGCTATTAGTGAATATCCATTTAGCTTGTGAGTGTATAAACCTAGAAATACTGATGGCAACGCTTGAAGAACAATTATCCCTCCTAGTAACTGTAACTGTATTGCGTATGTTGATGGCGTTGTAAATACTAAAGCTAATGCTATGAATTTGAACGCAGTGGAAATCCATTTAGCCAATGTGGATTCTGTTTTAGGTGACATATCGGGCTTAAATTCCTTTATTATATTCCTAGTTAGTAGATTGGCTGCACCTATTGCCATTATTGCGGCGGGAACTAAGCCTCCTATGAAAATACCTAGCAAGGCGATACCAACAAACCAATCTGGCATCGTATAACCTATTAATGCAGGAACGGCTACTGCTCCAGATTTTGCTTTTTCGATAAAGTTAACTACCGTGGGATTCGCATATACTAATATTCCAAATAAAGCTATGATTGCAAGTAAAATTGAATATATAGGTTGCAAGGCTAGGGAGTATTTAAGTGATTGCTTTGAGTCTGCACTAACGCTACCATTTATTGCATGAGGATATAAATACAAAGCAAACGCACTACCTATTGCAAGTGAAATATATGCAGTTTGTGTAGCTAACGTAGTAGGTAAGTAGTTGTAAAATATGGGTTTATTAACGTGATTTAAGGCAAAATTAACTTGAGAACTCAACATCTGAGCATTATGGAAGGCTGCAGCAAATCCTCCAAAACTTAATGGAACAAAAATAGCTACAGTCAGTACGGTAGCTATGACTATCATGTCTTTATAAACTCCGGTTAAAGCTGCACCTCTTAATCCACTAGTAAATACGAATGCGGCTAAAATTATGAATGATACTAATAAACTTAAATCGCTTGCCAAGGAGATGTTGCTAACACCTAAACCTAAAAGTAGAATAAGTAGGGCTGCCTGCATTCCCACTATTTGTAATGCTACATATGGTAACTCAGCCACAACACCAGTTATGGCAACTAATCCTGCAAGAGTTCTGCTGTTAAATCTGTCTTTCACAAAATCTGCTGCTGTCACATATCCTCTATTTCTAGCTATTGTCCATAGTCTAGGCATGAAAAGTAAGGCAACATATCCCGCTACTCCAGAATAGAATGCTGCGAAAAATCCAACTGGTCCGCTAGCTAGTACTAGAGAAGGTACAGCAATAAATGTATATGCAGTATATGTATCAGCTGTCAATAAGAACCACATCAAGTAAGGCCCTAATTTTCTTCCGGCAAGAGCCCACTCATGAAGTTTTGATAAGTCTCCTTTTCTCCATCTACTACCATAAAATCCTAAAAATACGAAAATAACGAAAAGTATTATAAATAATATCACAGAGACTATTGAAACATGTAACCCATCCATGCTCTCACTCCCTAATCAAGTATGATACAGCGAAAAATACTAGTGCGCCTATGGGCATTAGGATTATCTGATACCAGTAAAACATTGGCAATCCTAGGAATGTTGGGTTCTCTTTTGAATATAGGGGTAGTAGTGAGTACAGTAGTATGAATATTAACGTTAAAACTGCCACTGCTATGTAAAACTTTCCCGCCATTACCTACATTAATATGTAAATAAGCATTTAAGCTTTACTATGTTAACTAGCTAAAAGCCTGATTCTTAACTAGTTTATAATAAGATTTTAACAAATAATGAGCTACTCTTTACTTAGCTGAATAAGAATATCCCCTTAGCAGTTGAGAAAAGAGAGTTAAGATCTGATCCCCTTCTATTTTCGTACTTTTTATGATTAGGGTTTTAGTTAGGTAGGCTTCTAGAAAATTAATCGATTGGATTACTACACTGTGGGAGCTAGTTTTAACTTAACATGATTATTATTCAAAGTAAATGATTCTTTTTAAAATAAAGATTAATCCTAGTTTTTACTACTTTATATTAATTATACATTTACAATATATTAAGAAGCTTAATATAAAATGCTTTACATGGCAGAACCCCAATTCAGAGAACGTGTTACTAAATAAGGATAAGAGTAACTAAGAAACTCTTTAGTGCAATATAACGAGTTAACAAAGAATTATCGGATGCCTTTGACTTACTAATATTATTTTTATTATGAGACAGACTACGATATACTGCTAATCAGCTTGAAGTATTCCTTAACTATCTCCCTTCCTTTATCAGTGATTCTAATAAATGTTCTTATTCCATTTACAGTAAAACCCTTTCTTGATATTACTAATCCTTCCTCTTCTAAAATCTGTATGTGCATCATTAAGGAGCTTTTTGGGATTTGAGCGTACTCTAGAATTTCCGAGAAGGTCATTTCCCCGAAGGTGTATAAACTAATTAGTATAGCTAATCTGATTGAATTATTTAAAGCTCTATTGTTAAGAAACTGTATTAGCTCCTTAATTTTTCCTTCATCACTCAATAGCTGACACCTCAAGTAAAGAATTGATTGAGGCGTAGAACCAGGATATTTCGAAAATCATGTAAACCGGAGATAACGTTGGGGATACGATCCCTAATGGAACGAGCAGAATACTGAAAATCGCTATTATATCGTAATATCTGGGATCTGCCAGTCTATGTTTAGAATAGAGAAAACGGTATAATGAAAAAGCTACGAAAGCGTCATATAGAAAAAAGAATGCAATAAAATATATTGAGTCTATTCCTAAATGTAGAGTTAAGATGAATAGTATAATTAATAGCGTAACCAAAGAAAACCACAGTACGTAACTCTGTTTATTTGACTTCCTTTCTCTACCTATAATCCTCATGTACTCAGTACTAATTCTACTAAATAGCCTCACAGTATAGTAAATAAATGGCAATACCATAACTAGTGGAATTATGCTATATAGGCTATTGCTCTCGACATTTAAATTGTCCAGAATCATATAAATTAAGGCTAAAATTAGACCATAAAATCCCCAAACAGCATAATAAATTCCCAGAATTTTTCTAGCTTTTCTTCTTATTATAATTCTCGCTATCTCTTCAGTCTTTTTAACTAATTCTTGATAATCCAATTTAAACTACACCATAAATTCTGTTTAAACTACCCAACATGCTTATTTTAATCCCGGTCTGTTTATCTTTAACTAAGGATATCTTTTTACCTTTTTGTACTTCTATCGTAACTATTGCGTTACTAACTTCCCCTTCAACCACGTTGGCATCAATTAACTCTTCAACTAGTATAGGTCCATATATTTTTCCGTTAAAAATAATATAAGAGTTCCATTCTTTAAACTCCTTTAGCAAATCTAATTCGTGTGTCGTAATAAACCCAGTGTTAAAGTATTCTCTAAATATGTCAGCTATGATCTCTCTTTTGCCGGGGTCTAAGTTCTCAAAAGGCTCATCTACTAAAGCTATTTTGGATTTGGAGGAAAGAGTTAGGGCTATTCTAACCATCGAAGATTGGCCAGCAGAAAGTTTATGCAAAGGTTTATTAATTACTTGATCGTGAATTCTGAGTTCTTTTAATAAGTTGTAGAACAAGATGGTATCTAGGTCCTTAATTTCCTCTAAAATATAGACTATATCTTTAACTTTCCTACCTATACTGTAAACCTCATATAAATTAGTCGAGAGATCTATGTAATTTCTTATTTTTCTCACTTCATTACCATTAACGTATATATTACCTTTATATGGTAATAGCCCACATGTAGCCCTTATTAACGTAGTTTTTCCAGATCCATTAGGTCCTAAGATAAGGTTCTTGCCATCTATTTTAAGGTTGATATGTTCAAGTAGTACGTAACCATCAAAATCTATTGTGAAACTTTCATATTCTAACATAATCTCATCTCACTATCTAAACATAAAAATCATCAAGCTAGTTCAAAAAATGAACCATTATTGAAACTTTTATTATCCGTAACAAATAAGTTACCTATGAGAAGATTTCTTATATATATCGTGAAGAGGCTTCTTCTGAATCCCAATTTGGTAGGATGGGGAATCCTTTATATACTATTCTGGGGTTCTATAGGCGCTTATCTAATGGCACCATCTTTCATTAAACAAATACCAACTGCTTACATTAGCAAAGTATATCAGAGTTACGTAGCCTCTTGGTATGCAGACCTAGTAACACTCTCGTTAAGCGCGTTAGCAGTTTCAGTTGCATTTATGCTCTTTTATCAAACGGGAACATTACCTTATTTATTTAGGTATAGTAGGCTTAAAGAAAGTACCTATATAGTATCAGTTTATTCTGGAACGCTGATAGCGGGGCTTGCAATCGAATTGTCGTTGACGGGGTTAATCTCGGTAATATTTTCCAATAACGGGATAGGAATTACAATCTATCCTCACGAATTTTATATACTGATTCCATTCATACTCCTTGCAAATTTGTTCTTCATATCTTTATCCACGTTCTTAGTTCTCCTTACAATAAAATTTAACGGAATGAGAGTTCAAAACTTAATTAGTTTCACTCCTCTAGTATTAGGTTTCCTATTTTACTCATTATTTACCTTTTCAGAATACCCCAAAACTTTAGATTACACTTCACCATACCTATCGCTAATTCTTCTGCTCTACTACGGATACTCTGGAAATACCCCACCAGCGAATTTACAAAACCCCCAAAGTTCTGCATCTCTTGAGCTGGTAATCATATCTTCAATTTTGTGGGTACTTATATTAACATTGGCAAATATTATATTAATTAGAAGGATATACTTTACCAATATTGAAGAGAGCAAGCAACTTTGACTTCCACTCTGAGACGATACATGAAGCTAGTTCTTAAGGTATATGCTAGCCCATCTTTATAAGATATTCTAATAAATTAGATAAATTCAATTAAGATAGAGATTGGATCATAATATACATTGCAAGAATTAAATATTACATGAACAACCCATGATAATTACTGCTTATTATTTTATGAGTGGTGATCTTCCTATATTCCAGAATTATAAAAAGTACCACTCTTAAGTTTATACAATATTATATTTTGATTATTGGTGATATGCGTTATTTCACATATAATAATTCTGAAATAAAGTTGAGATTTATCGACCTATCACCTAGATTAGCCGAACTACTCGACTATTATTAAGAGGGGTCCATAACGAATTTGGTCATTAGAGTATTATGGAAATTTCGAATTATGAAAGACCTATTACTTTTTACTTTAAAAGCACTTAACCATGTTTCTAATTATTGTATGACCGAGTCAGCCAATAACTCAGATAGGCTTTTAAAGAGAGAATTAAGTCTACTAGATTTAACCTTCTTGTCCTTAAGCGCAATGATAGGCTCTGGATGGTTATTTGCATCTTTAAGTGTCGCCTCAATAGCTGGGCCTTCAGGAATATTTTCTTGGATAATAGGAGGAGTAATGGTAATGTTTATAGGCCTAACTTATGCAGAACTGGGAAGCGCAATGCCGAAGAGTGGTGGAATTGTAAGATATCCAGTATATTCTCACGGCAGTTACACAGGTTACGTTATAGCGTTCCTATATCTTCTCTCTGCAATTTCCACACCTTCGATAGAGGCATTAGCAACTATTGAATACTTATCTAGCATTAATCCAACTCTAAGCGATATATTAACTAAAACTGCTGAGGTTAATGGCTCTTCAGTCACAGTGCTAACATTACCCGGTTTAGCTATAGCTACCTTGCTTTTATTCATCTTCTTCTTGATAAACTATTACGGTATAAGAGCTTTAGGGAGGGCTAATTCAGCAATAACCATTTGGAAAATAATAGTCCCTACGGTAACATTTATACTACTATTCCTCGCTTTTAGGTCAATTAACTTCACTGGTTATGGAGGAATATTTCCAACTAGTGTTTCAACTAACTATATTGGACCAGTTGGAATGTTATACGCAATACCATCTGCGGGAATAATTTACTCTTATTTAGGTTTCAGACAGCCCATCGAATTCTCCGGAGAAGCTAAAAACCCACAAAGAGATGTATGGAGGTCAATCATTTTGTCAATATTATTAGCAATCACGATATATACAATACTACAGATAGCGTTTATAGGAGCAATAAATTGGAACAGTGCAGGTATAACCCCAGGGAATTGGTCTGCGTTGTTAAATAGTAAGTGGGCTAATGGGCCATTTTATGGGGAGTTAGAAGCGGAGGGATTAGCGTTATCTGCGGCCTGGGGATATGTTCTCCTAATAGACGCTGTAATATCTCCTAGCGGAACTGGTTTAGTTTACACTGGAACTTCGTCAAGGACATTTTACGGCATGGCAGTTGAAGGTTATTTACCTAATTTATTCCAGAAGCTAAATCAATTTAAAGTACCCGTATGGTCTCTGATAGTATCATTGATAGCTAGCATAATATTCCTACTTCCTTTCCCTAGTTGGTATTTATTAGTAGGTTTCAACTCATCGGCTACAGTATTTACGTACATAATGGGAGGGATAGGACTTCAAGCCTTAAGAAAAACAGCCCCCGATTTGAAGAGAAGTATAAAAGTGCCATATGCAAATTTAATTGCCCCAATTGCCACAATAGTCTCATTATTAATAGTATATTGGTCTGGTTTCAGCACATTATTCTACATACTCTCAGCTCTATTTATAGGAGTACCTCTATTTTGGATGTTCTACGGTGTTAAAGTATTGGAAATCAAAAGGAAGATTGGGATCATTACGGGAATCTCGCAATTTATTGCTAATATAGTAATAGCAGTGTTTGGATATTGTACTGTCTTAAATGGAGGAAATATAGCAAGTTTTCTACTATATCTATTATTATTTGCATTGATGATGCTAATGCCATTATTTATAGGTTATATATTTGCCAGTAATAATGGAAGACTCCATCTCAGAAGTGGACTATGGCTTATGGCCTTAATTTTAGTAATGTATACAGTAAGTTATTTCAGTGAATTCGGACCGTTAAGTAATTCAGCACCTTTAAAATTCCCTTACGATATAGTCGTAGTTGCCATTATCGGTCTGATATTCCATTACTTGGCGGTTAAAAGTGGATTCAGAACAAGAGAGATAGAGGAAATAATAAATCAACAGTTAATATCTGATTAGTAAATACTTTGTCTCTGCGTAATTTCTAGCACGTCTTAATGAGAATGTTTTATTACTTTGTGGGGTTTTTCCAAATTATGTTACCCCTTGAATTCTCTTTATAAAAAGCGCTTCCAACACATAGTTTTACAAATATCCTACAAAGCGATGTTTTAATCAGTAAGTATAATTTTTACATCTTAATAAGAATTAATGTTAAGCCAACTATATAATTCTTTATTATCTCGACTCTGAAGGAGTTGTCTTGATTCACGAAATTTCTATAAAGAGATTATACTATTTATATTAATTCTCATCATCATAAAGTATTAATTTTTATCTCTTATTTCATAATCTCATCAAGTAGTTAAAAATTTAAGGTACCTACAATCTCTTTATGGGGACTTAAAGATAAGATTCGTATGAAATAAATGTTGTGCAAATAGATGTAAAAGGCATAAAATAATTTATGCCTTCATGACGGCACTATGACTTGATCCATTTGGTTTCACCTAGAATTTATAGAAACATCTTCATAACGAGAAGTTCTTAAAAATCTCAATTTTAAACTAATTTATACAAATTATGAATTATTCAACGTTATGAGCCTTCCTCATAGCTTACTACTTCTCCTCTTGAAATAAAAGACTCACATTCTTACCTTACGAATACTACATAAGTTTCCAATAAAATCTGCTTTTGCCAAATAAATCTAAAGACAAAGATTGATTTTAAGTTATGGCGCTTATGATACCTTAACCTCTATTTAGTCTTTATACACTTGTTTGAAGTGTGGGTAATTCTCATTTACATTGCTGTATATCATTTTAACCTCAACGAAGTCCTCAATACCTTGTAATCCTAGTTCTCTACCAATACCACTCTGCTTATACCCACCCCATAATCCTTCTGAGGGTTGCGTATATGCATCATTTATCCATACGCTTCCTGCCTTAATTTTTCTAGAAATTTTTAACGCTTTCCTGTAATCATTAGTCCAAATTGATGCAGTTAGCCCATATGTTACATCATTTGCTAAAGAAACTGCTTCATCATCAGTTTTGAAATACATAATAACTAGTACTGGCCCGAATATTTCCTCTTGAGCTATTTTAGACTTATTATCAACGTTGGAAAACACTGTGGGTTCCACAAAGTACCCCTTCTCTAACCCATTACCAGTTGCTTTTTTACCTCCTATTAGAAGTTTATATCCCTCCTTAGTTCCAATTTCTATATAGCTTAACACTTTGTTCTCTTGAGACTTAGATACTAACGGTCCAATGTCAGTATCTTCCAACCTGGGATTTCCCAATTTCAGCTTCTTAACCGATTCAACGATCAGATTCTCCACCTGGGATGAGATATCCTCTTCTACTATTAGCCTAGTTGTTGCTCCACATGCCTGCCCAGCATTTCTAAACATACCAAACATTAGTCCCCTAATTGCTTGATTTAAATTAGCATCCTTGAATAATATTAATGGATTTTTACCACCTAGCTCCAAGGAAATCCTTTTAAGGTCCTTAGAGGCTTCCTGCATTATCCATTTACCAGTCGTAGTTTCCCCGGTAAATGATATCTTATCTACCTTACTATTTTTAACTAATTCGCTACCTATTTTTTCTCCTGGACCTAAAACCATATTTATTACACCTTTAGGTATTCCAGTTGACATTATAATTTTGGCTAAATGATATGAGATTGCTGAGGTATAGCTAGCTGGTTTCCATACTATTGTACAACCCACTGCTAATGCTGGAGCTATTTTCCTAGCACTTTGAGTAAGCGGGAAATTCCAAGGGGTTATGGCACCTACTACACCAACAGGCTCCTTAACTAATTGTACTAAATCACCATTAGGTAAGAATTTCATATTTCCGTACAGTTTAC
The nucleotide sequence above comes from Sulfolobus tengchongensis. Encoded proteins:
- a CDS encoding APC family permease; its protein translation is MTESANNSDRLLKRELSLLDLTFLSLSAMIGSGWLFASLSVASIAGPSGIFSWIIGGVMVMFIGLTYAELGSAMPKSGGIVRYPVYSHGSYTGYVIAFLYLLSAISTPSIEALATIEYLSSINPTLSDILTKTAEVNGSSVTVLTLPGLAIATLLLFIFFLINYYGIRALGRANSAITIWKIIVPTVTFILLFLAFRSINFTGYGGIFPTSVSTNYIGPVGMLYAIPSAGIIYSYLGFRQPIEFSGEAKNPQRDVWRSIILSILLAITIYTILQIAFIGAINWNSAGITPGNWSALLNSKWANGPFYGELEAEGLALSAAWGYVLLIDAVISPSGTGLVYTGTSSRTFYGMAVEGYLPNLFQKLNQFKVPVWSLIVSLIASIIFLLPFPSWYLLVGFNSSATVFTYIMGGIGLQALRKTAPDLKRSIKVPYANLIAPIATIVSLLIVYWSGFSTLFYILSALFIGVPLFWMFYGVKVLEIKRKIGIITGISQFIANIVIAVFGYCTVLNGGNIASFLLYLLLFALMMLMPLFIGYIFASNNGRLHLRSGLWLMALILVMYTVSYFSEFGPLSNSAPLKFPYDIVVVAIIGLIFHYLAVKSGFRTREIEEIINQQLISD
- a CDS encoding aldehyde dehydrogenase family protein, translating into MIEAKSIINGEEIKSDQYYYRECPYDTERIVTKTHLASIDDLKNAVDVAREVFDNDKYNWVTDYKQRDRILFKIAEKIREESQTFVELLMDEIGMPLRQAKAHVNASADIFEYYAGFGSKLYGNMKFLPNGDLVQLVKEPVGVVGAITPWNFPLTQSARKIAPALAVGCTIVWKPASYTSAISYHLAKIIMSTGIPKGVINMVLGPGEKIGSELVKNSKVDKISFTGETTTGKWIMQEASKDLKRISLELGGKNPLILFKDANLNQAIRGLMFGMFRNAGQACGATTRLIVEEDISSQVENLIVESVKKLKLGNPRLEDTDIGPLVSKSQENKVLSYIEIGTKEGYKLLIGGKKATGNGLEKGYFVEPTVFSNVDNKSKIAQEEIFGPVLVIMYFKTDDEAVSLANDVTYGLTASIWTNDYRKALKISRKIKAGSVWINDAYTQPSEGLWGGYKQSGIGRELGLQGIEDFVEVKMIYSNVNENYPHFKQVYKD